Proteins encoded in a region of the Verrucomicrobiia bacterium genome:
- a CDS encoding Gfo/Idh/MocA family oxidoreductase has translation MTSNRPLSRRRFVQATALATTAVAAPLIIPARLLGADAPSNRIRVGHVGCGRIALSHDMPGVARSGLADIVAVCDLDTRRGTAGREKARELGASSGAPQPEVQVFRDYRELLAASNIDAVVISTPDHWHAEIALAAVRAGKDIYLQKPMTMTHEESVLLRDAVVKSGRVFQLGSQQRSWGPNEQFRKACELVRSGRVGQLKRVEIGLPTDPTAPDSPEQPVPENLNYDMWLGPTPKVYYTEQRVHSQTDIGSRPGWLRNDAYCLGMITGWGSHHFDTAHWGMNAELSGPSKVEGTGEFPKNKIWNVHGAYRIELTYPNNVQMVVSDKFPNGIRFIGGEGWIFVSRDAQAATASDPTSRATPLKPLDASNEKLLDPRGLAVEFQHSTSHHKNWLECVKSRKTTLVPAPVAHHANTACIVAWIAMKLGRPLNWDAKAENFVNDVEANAMLSRVERAPYGAVRLSKAQA, from the coding sequence ATGACTTCGAATCGCCCGTTGTCCCGCCGCCGTTTCGTCCAGGCAACCGCGCTCGCGACCACCGCAGTCGCCGCGCCCCTCATCATTCCCGCACGATTGCTGGGTGCCGATGCGCCGAGTAACCGCATCCGCGTGGGACACGTCGGCTGCGGCCGCATCGCGCTCTCGCACGACATGCCGGGCGTCGCGCGTTCCGGCCTTGCGGACATCGTTGCCGTTTGTGATCTCGACACCCGCCGCGGAACTGCAGGTCGCGAAAAGGCCCGCGAGTTGGGAGCCAGCAGCGGAGCGCCACAACCCGAGGTGCAGGTTTTTCGCGACTATCGTGAGCTGCTTGCGGCGTCGAACATTGACGCCGTCGTCATCAGCACGCCAGACCATTGGCACGCGGAAATCGCCCTCGCGGCGGTGCGCGCCGGGAAGGATATCTACCTGCAAAAGCCCATGACAATGACTCACGAGGAAAGCGTCCTGCTCCGCGACGCAGTGGTTAAGTCGGGCCGGGTTTTTCAACTCGGCAGCCAGCAACGGTCATGGGGTCCCAACGAACAATTCCGCAAAGCCTGTGAACTTGTCCGCAGCGGCCGCGTGGGCCAGTTGAAGCGGGTGGAAATTGGATTACCCACTGATCCCACCGCGCCAGACAGTCCCGAGCAGCCCGTCCCGGAAAACCTGAATTACGACATGTGGCTGGGACCGACGCCAAAGGTTTATTACACCGAGCAGCGCGTGCATTCGCAGACCGACATTGGATCGCGACCCGGCTGGCTGCGCAACGACGCCTATTGCCTCGGCATGATCACCGGCTGGGGTTCGCATCATTTTGACACCGCGCATTGGGGCATGAATGCGGAACTCAGCGGACCGTCGAAGGTCGAAGGAACGGGCGAATTTCCGAAAAACAAAATCTGGAACGTGCACGGCGCGTATCGCATCGAGCTGACCTATCCCAACAACGTTCAAATGGTGGTGTCGGACAAATTCCCCAACGGCATCCGTTTCATAGGCGGCGAAGGTTGGATCTTCGTTTCGCGCGATGCGCAGGCCGCAACGGCGAGTGATCCCACGTCGCGCGCAACTCCACTGAAGCCTCTGGACGCCAGCAACGAGAAGCTGCTCGATCCTCGCGGGCTCGCAGTCGAGTTCCAGCACAGCACTTCGCACCACAAGAACTGGCTCGAGTGTGTGAAGTCACGCAAGACAACGCTGGTGCCCGCGCCCGTCGCGCACCACGCGAACACCGCGTGCATTGTGGCTTGGATTGCGATGAAACTTGGGCGTCCGCTGAATTGGGATGCAAAGGCGGAAAACTTCGTGAACGACGTTGAGGCCAATGCAATGCTCTCTCGTGTGGAACGCGCTCCCTATGGCGCAGTGCGACTATCAAAAGCGCAGGCATGA